TTTCCATGGGCTCTCTTTCCATTTTTTCAAGCTTTAAAAGATACTCATCTATGATTTTTCCGGCGGATTCAATAGTGTTTTTCATGCCGCCTTCCTTTTGTATCACTAAGCATGCGGTTAAATCATTTGTTTCCTTTGTCTTTTCATATACATAGGAAATTTTTGCCGTTTCACAGCCAAGACCTATGATTAAGGCAGCCCCTACATTGGGGTTTGAAGCAACACCTGCAAGGGTTTTTTCAATCTCCTCATTGCTTACATAATCAAAGGTGCAGCCATAAGGATGGCTTATGGTCATTATTTTATCTCCGTAAATGCGCCCGAGGGCTTCTACAACGCCATTGGCGCATACTACAGTAGGTATTACCAGAAGGTGATTGCGGATACCAAAGCGTCCGTCTTTTCTTTTATAACCCATTAGCTTCTGCATTTTTATTCACCTGCCTTTTCTTTTCCCCGGCGGCTCAGAAGATTATGCACATGAACATGCTCTCCCACACAAACATCCGCCGACATAACCCCGATAGAGGCTCCATACTTAAAAGCAGTTTCTCCCTTTTTAATGTCTTTTACCGCAAATTTATGGCCCATGGGGATTCTTTGCCGGCAAATAATCTTTTCTTCAATATAAGGGTCGTTTATCTCAAAGCCTTCTTCCATATCTAAAAGGGCCGTAGCCACATTGTCCTTAGGGTCCAAAACTATAAATGCTTTCATAGGGGTCTCCTCCTATTCAGGTTTTACGATTTCTAAAAACTCCTCGTCTGTAAGCACTCTTCTCTTAATCCTGGATACTTCTTTAACCTTTGCAAGGGTTCCTTCAAAGTCAAATGTATCGTCATAGGAAACGCCAAGCTTGTCAAGATAATACTGGATATTATCTTTTCCGCTGGAACCGCCTAAAACAATATGAATAGGCTCTCTGCCTGTTACGGTCGGAAGGTAAGGGGCCATTGCAGCACTTATTCCCGCGTTTTCCATACGGGTTTTGGCCTGAACAACCACGCCTGATTCAAGCCAGAAAAGCTTTTTGCCGGTTACAGGCTTATTTGGCGGTGTTACGATTCTTGTGATTTCTTCAATGCGCTTTGTTATTTTATCTACATACTGAATATTCGTTCCTGATTCAATATTTAAAAGCACTTTCAGCGCTGTAATAACCTCTTCTGTAGCAACGTTTCCTGTACGTTCCCCAAGACCGTTTATGGAAGAATGGATTCCGTCAACGCCTGCATATACAGCCTCTAACACAGCACCCATAGCCATACCGAACTCATTATGTACATGGAATTCCATAGGGCATGAAAATTCCTTTTTAAATTCTCTTACAGCCCTGCCTACGGCTCTCGGTGTCGCTACGCCGAAGCTATCGGTAAATACCACGGATTCAACAGGAACTCTCTTTACGATTTCCCTGTAAACGCGCATTACGCTTTCAAGAGGACTTCTTGTTACGTCCCAGCCCATAAATGTAACTTTCATTCCTTTATTAAAGGCATGGTCAGCAGCCTTAAGCACCCTGTCTATGACCTTCTGTTCGTCTGCATTGTAACCGTAAACATTGGTATAAGGATTTACCGCATGTTCAACAATGACTCTG
This is a stretch of genomic DNA from Anaeropeptidivorans aminofermentans. It encodes these proteins:
- a CDS encoding UxaA family hydrolase, producing the protein MKAFIVLDPKDNVATALLDMEEGFEINDPYIEEKIICRQRIPMGHKFAVKDIKKGETAFKYGASIGVMSADVCVGEHVHVHNLLSRRGKEKAGE
- a CDS encoding LeuA family protein, yielding MFKEFDDFKMQGTPWYDETKWASPMNFEEGVMTDTLPKSIYIHDVTLRDGEQTVGLNWTEEERMEIALMLNDLGVKSIEVGMPIVSEDIVRASQKLSEMGLKSELVGFCRARTDDIDYAAEAKLSRVIVEHAVNPYTNVYGYNADEQKVIDRVLKAADHAFNKGMKVTFMGWDVTRSPLESVMRVYREIVKRVPVESVVFTDSFGVATPRAVGRAVREFKKEFSCPMEFHVHNEFGMAMGAVLEAVYAGVDGIHSSINGLGERTGNVATEEVITALKVLLNIESGTNIQYVDKITKRIEEITRIVTPPNKPVTGKKLFWLESGVVVQAKTRMENAGISAAMAPYLPTVTGREPIHIVLGGSSGKDNIQYYLDKLGVSYDDTFDFEGTLAKVKEVSRIKRRVLTDEEFLEIVKPE